In Bradyrhizobium barranii subsp. barranii, a single window of DNA contains:
- a CDS encoding transposase, producing the protein MEQSGEEAEADGFVGKLTRRTRSGGRLWSAEIKGRAVFESMKPDARVCDVARRYGVKAQQLTTWRRLARAGRLALVTDDAADFVSIELSDPVASGKSEGPVEITIGKVSVRLDADVSAVRIAEIVTAIERGA; encoded by the coding sequence ATGGAACAATCGGGGGAGGAAGCCGAAGCTGATGGCTTTGTGGGGAAGCTTACGCGCCGGACGCGTTCTGGAGGCCGGTTATGGTCTGCGGAGATCAAGGGGCGCGCTGTTTTCGAGAGCATGAAGCCCGACGCCCGGGTATGTGATGTCGCACGGCGTTATGGTGTGAAGGCCCAGCAGTTGACGACGTGGCGCAGATTGGCGCGTGCTGGCCGGCTCGCATTGGTCACGGACGACGCGGCGGATTTCGTGTCGATCGAGCTGAGCGATCCAGTGGCGTCAGGCAAGAGCGAGGGGCCCGTCGAGATTACGATTGGCAAGGTTTCGGTCCGCCTGGATGCGGACGTGTCGGCGGTGCGGATCGCGGAGATCGTGACTGCGATCGAGCGCGGCGCATGA
- the tnpB gene encoding IS66 family insertion sequence element accessory protein TnpB (TnpB, as the term is used for proteins encoded by IS66 family insertion elements, is considered an accessory protein, since TnpC, encoded by a neighboring gene, is a DDE family transposase.) has translation MIIPAQGLRIVLAVRPVDFRCGHDALAGLVQNTLGLDPHSGLIVVFRSKRADRLKILLWDGTGLVLVYKRLGRDGRFEWPQISDGVMHLTRVQFEALFDHPC, from the coding sequence ATGATCATTCCGGCGCAGGGACTGCGGATTGTGCTTGCTGTGCGTCCTGTTGACTTCCGGTGCGGGCACGACGCGCTGGCCGGTCTTGTGCAAAACACGCTTGGGCTCGATCCGCATTCGGGCCTGATCGTGGTTTTTCGTTCGAAGCGCGCCGACCGGCTGAAGATTTTGCTATGGGACGGCACGGGCCTCGTTTTGGTCTACAAGCGCCTTGGCCGCGATGGTCGTTTCGAGTGGCCGCAGATCAGCGACGGCGTCATGCATCTGACGCGCGTGCAGTTCGAAGCGCTGTTCGATCACCCATGTTGA
- a CDS encoding recombinase family protein codes for MKSELVTPSHLARKAVVYIRQSTPHQVVSNQESLRLQYALRQRARELGWREAAIDVIDADLGLSGASIAQRNGFKELVGRVGLSEVGLILSIDVTRLARNCTDWYPLLDICGLRGCLIADRDGVYDPGTPNGRLLLGLKGSISELELHTIRSRLTAGLLAKAERGELAVMLPIGLMRDPSGVVVKDPDMAVQGRLGLVFQLFLQLRSVAKVMRALNERDLELPRRDRYGDLCWTRATLAAVAAILKNPAYAGAFVYGRTRFRPPKREGALPQKAPRPMEEWRIVVKDRYPAYIDWPIYEKIRSVIRDNRAEYMRIKTRGAPRNGELLLHGIAWCARCGHKMYVRYKGGGEYVCNHLRTQEGQPTCQHIRAAHIDAAVGDAFLTALAPAELDALSRSRRVQQQTNNALRSSAERELERKRYTAALAERQFNRADPDNRLVASELERRWEAALNDVRAAEEALARQTPPKAITQVAISKELNDKVISLTGRLPQIWGDETISDAHRKALLRCLIEKVVLDRGERDLALARIVWRGGAVTELEVKMSVNSVTRLTRGTEMRERLLTLARDGVPDDKIATILTREGHRSPRCADKVLPITVGRLRRAAAIKVTAQRSRWEHDDSYLSPPELARRLEIPVNWLYVQIRTKRLLIDRQPSGAYLFPNTPSVLHAIGDLRNHVIAQLDLRICQPNKEGHQHG; via the coding sequence ATGAAGTCCGAGCTGGTCACACCAAGCCACTTGGCGCGCAAAGCCGTAGTCTACATCCGGCAGTCGACGCCCCATCAGGTCGTAAGCAATCAGGAGAGCCTGCGCCTTCAATACGCGCTTCGCCAGCGCGCCCGCGAACTCGGATGGCGTGAGGCGGCCATCGACGTGATTGATGCCGATCTCGGGTTGAGCGGCGCGTCTATAGCACAGCGTAACGGCTTCAAGGAACTCGTTGGCCGTGTTGGCCTGAGTGAAGTGGGACTCATCCTGTCGATCGACGTGACCCGCTTGGCGCGTAATTGTACCGACTGGTATCCGCTCCTGGATATCTGTGGTCTACGTGGCTGCCTGATCGCCGACCGCGATGGTGTCTATGATCCGGGCACTCCCAACGGACGGTTGCTTCTCGGGCTGAAGGGTTCGATCTCCGAGCTTGAGCTACATACGATCCGCAGCCGGCTGACCGCCGGCCTGCTGGCCAAAGCCGAACGCGGCGAACTTGCGGTTATGCTGCCAATCGGGCTGATGCGGGACCCGAGCGGTGTGGTCGTTAAGGATCCCGACATGGCCGTGCAAGGGCGGCTCGGTCTCGTCTTCCAGTTATTCCTGCAGCTGCGCAGCGTTGCCAAGGTCATGCGAGCGTTGAACGAGCGTGACCTGGAACTGCCGCGTCGTGATCGATATGGCGATTTGTGCTGGACGCGCGCGACGCTGGCTGCCGTCGCGGCGATCTTGAAGAACCCCGCATACGCGGGCGCCTTTGTCTATGGACGAACCCGCTTCCGGCCGCCGAAGCGGGAGGGGGCCCTGCCACAAAAGGCTCCGCGGCCGATGGAGGAGTGGCGGATCGTCGTTAAAGATCGATATCCAGCCTATATCGACTGGCCAATTTATGAAAAAATCCGATCCGTCATCAGAGATAACCGAGCCGAATACATGCGCATCAAAACCCGCGGCGCGCCTCGCAATGGCGAGCTCCTGCTCCACGGCATTGCCTGGTGCGCACGATGTGGCCATAAGATGTACGTCCGCTACAAGGGCGGCGGCGAATATGTATGCAATCACCTGCGTACCCAGGAAGGTCAGCCAACCTGCCAACACATCCGCGCCGCCCATATCGATGCAGCCGTTGGCGACGCATTCCTAACCGCACTAGCGCCGGCCGAACTCGATGCCTTGTCGCGCTCCCGCCGGGTGCAGCAGCAGACGAACAATGCGCTACGCTCCAGTGCAGAACGAGAGCTCGAGCGCAAGCGATACACGGCGGCGCTCGCCGAACGGCAGTTCAACCGAGCTGATCCAGATAATCGGTTGGTCGCCTCGGAACTCGAGCGTCGATGGGAAGCGGCGCTAAACGACGTGCGCGCCGCCGAAGAGGCGCTTGCCCGACAGACGCCGCCCAAAGCCATCACACAAGTGGCCATAAGCAAGGAGCTCAACGACAAGGTCATCAGCCTCACCGGCCGCCTCCCGCAGATATGGGGTGACGAGACTATCTCGGATGCGCATCGCAAGGCGTTGTTGCGATGTCTCATCGAAAAGGTCGTTCTCGACCGCGGTGAGCGCGACTTGGCCCTGGCTAGGATCGTCTGGCGGGGAGGCGCCGTGACGGAGCTCGAAGTGAAGATGAGCGTCAACTCCGTCACCAGATTGACGCGAGGCACAGAGATGCGGGAACGCCTTCTGACGCTCGCTCGCGACGGCGTCCCAGACGACAAGATCGCCACAATCCTTACTCGGGAAGGTCACCGCTCTCCCCGTTGCGCCGATAAGGTGCTGCCTATCACCGTTGGGCGGCTCCGTCGTGCCGCCGCCATCAAGGTAACTGCCCAGCGCAGCCGATGGGAGCATGACGACTCATACCTCAGCCCGCCCGAACTGGCCCGAAGGCTCGAGATTCCAGTAAACTGGCTCTATGTTCAGATCCGAACCAAGCGTTTGCTAATTGATCGCCAGCCCAGCGGCGCCTATCTCTTCCCGAATACACCATCCGTTCTTCACGCCATCGGAGACCTTCGAAACCACGTCATCGCGCAACTTGATCTAAGAATCTGTCAGCCTAACAAGGAGGGGCATCAACATGGGTGA